The following proteins are co-located in the Micromonospora coriariae genome:
- a CDS encoding pectate lyase, with translation MQKRRLPGRRPLLLAVGAGATVAALAVGMTSAFAATVFTDDFNDGNTSGWSKSGGTWTVDGSGVLNQSNAGSSLARQFAGQTSWTDYSVQARVRPVSFGSSSALVGLAARSSSSTKMYRLALLGSGRAELQAVNGSATTSIGSASLGIGTGSWYTLRIEASGSTIRGFVNGTQIAAGSNSLVGAGRIGLVTAYASGGFDDVTVDSSGGGTPPPTTPPPTTPGPTNPPPAGWPTPTGSQKVDATIPVSGTFDGGLRRYYGIGDGGQSESQDPMFELGAGATLRNVIIGAPAGDGVHCEGNCTLINVWWEDVGEDAATFRGGTTYTVDGGGARSASDKVFQHNGSGTVTIRNFRVENAGKLYRACGNCSTSYERHVVIDNVVVRDTDAIAGINTNWGDTARFSRITIVGDPDRDTSICVKYRGVPKGSEPVKIGEGADGVNCLYAPSDITYQ, from the coding sequence GTGCAGAAGAGACGACTCCCCGGCCGACGACCACTGCTGCTCGCGGTGGGCGCCGGCGCGACAGTGGCCGCCCTCGCGGTCGGCATGACCTCGGCCTTCGCGGCCACCGTCTTCACCGACGACTTCAACGACGGCAACACCTCCGGCTGGTCCAAGTCCGGCGGTACCTGGACCGTCGACGGCTCGGGCGTGCTCAACCAGTCCAACGCCGGCAGCTCGCTGGCCCGGCAGTTCGCCGGCCAGACCAGCTGGACCGACTACTCGGTGCAGGCCCGGGTCAGGCCGGTCAGCTTCGGCTCGTCCAGCGCCCTGGTCGGGCTGGCGGCCCGGTCCAGCAGCAGCACCAAGATGTACCGGCTGGCCCTGCTCGGCTCCGGACGGGCCGAACTCCAGGCCGTCAACGGCAGTGCCACCACCTCGATCGGCTCCGCGTCGCTGGGCATCGGCACCGGCAGCTGGTACACCCTGCGCATCGAGGCCAGCGGCAGCACCATCCGTGGCTTCGTCAACGGCACCCAGATCGCCGCCGGCAGCAACAGCCTGGTCGGCGCCGGCCGGATCGGCCTGGTCACCGCGTACGCCAGCGGCGGCTTCGACGACGTGACAGTGGACTCGTCCGGCGGCGGCACCCCGCCCCCGACGACCCCGCCGCCCACCACGCCGGGCCCGACCAACCCGCCGCCCGCGGGCTGGCCGACGCCGACGGGCAGCCAGAAGGTGGACGCGACGATCCCGGTCTCGGGCACCTTCGATGGCGGGCTCAGGCGCTACTACGGCATCGGCGACGGCGGCCAGAGCGAGAGCCAGGACCCGATGTTCGAGCTGGGCGCCGGGGCCACCCTGCGCAACGTCATCATCGGCGCGCCCGCCGGTGACGGAGTGCACTGCGAGGGCAACTGCACGCTGATCAACGTCTGGTGGGAGGACGTGGGCGAGGACGCCGCCACCTTCCGCGGCGGCACCACGTACACGGTCGACGGCGGCGGCGCCCGCTCGGCCAGCGACAAGGTCTTCCAGCACAACGGCTCCGGCACCGTCACCATCAGGAACTTCCGGGTGGAGAACGCCGGGAAACTCTACCGAGCCTGCGGCAACTGCTCCACCTCGTACGAGCGGCACGTGGTGATCGACAACGTGGTCGTCCGGGACACCGACGCGATCGCCGGCATCAACACCAACTGGGGCGACACCGCCCGGTTCAGCCGGATCACCATTGTCGGCGACCCGGACCGGGACACCTCGATCTGCGTCAAGTACCGGGGCGTGCCGAAGGGCAGCGAGCCGGTCAAGATCGGGGAGGGCGCCGACGGCGTCAACTGCCTCTACGCGCCGTCCGACATCACCTACCAGTAG